In one Cupriavidus taiwanensis genomic region, the following are encoded:
- a CDS encoding DUF2160 domain-containing protein codes for MLNWMVWTTPVAVFFGCIVVMLIGMTILEIRSPSVLRKGFLPIATTRGDRLFIGLMCAAWINLAWIGLGGKIAAWLALPEEPSVWISFVASMLVLALILRKG; via the coding sequence ATGCTGAACTGGATGGTATGGACCACACCGGTGGCGGTGTTCTTTGGCTGCATCGTGGTGATGCTGATCGGCATGACGATCCTGGAAATCCGCTCGCCGTCGGTGCTGCGCAAGGGCTTCCTGCCGATCGCCACCACCCGCGGCGACCGGCTCTTCATCGGGCTGATGTGCGCGGCGTGGATCAACCTGGCGTGGATCGGGCTGGGCGGGAAGATCGCCGCATGGCTGGCGCTGCCGGAAGAGCCCTCGGTGTGGATCAGCTTCGTGGCATCGATGCTGGTGCTGGCGCTGATCCTGCGCAAGGGCTAG
- a CDS encoding DeoR/GlpR family DNA-binding transcription regulator, which translates to MTLNPRQTALLEEVRTQGFASIDELARKFGVTLQTVRRDVNMLAENGMLARFHGGVRVEDSTTENIAYRQRQVLNAEGKARIARAVAAAVPEGCSLILNIGTTVEEIARGLVHHRGLRVITNNLNVANILADNPDCEVIVAGGVLRSRDRGIVGEATVEFIRQFKVDIGLIGISGIEADGTLRDYDFREVKVARTIIEHAREVWLAADASKFNRQAMVELAHVSQVDRLFTDAPLAAPFDQILADSGVKCVVAERE; encoded by the coding sequence ATGACCCTCAATCCCCGCCAGACCGCCCTGCTCGAAGAAGTCCGCACCCAGGGCTTTGCCTCCATCGACGAACTTGCGCGCAAGTTCGGCGTCACGCTCCAGACGGTGCGCCGCGATGTCAACATGCTGGCCGAGAACGGCATGCTGGCGCGCTTCCATGGCGGGGTGCGGGTGGAAGACTCCACCACCGAGAACATCGCCTACCGGCAGCGGCAGGTGCTCAATGCCGAGGGCAAGGCGCGCATCGCGCGCGCGGTGGCGGCGGCCGTGCCCGAGGGCTGCTCGCTGATCCTGAACATCGGCACCACGGTGGAAGAGATCGCGCGCGGGCTGGTGCACCATCGCGGCCTGCGCGTGATCACCAACAACCTGAACGTGGCCAATATCCTGGCCGACAACCCCGATTGCGAAGTCATCGTCGCCGGCGGCGTGCTGCGTTCGCGCGACCGCGGCATCGTCGGCGAGGCCACGGTGGAGTTCATCCGCCAGTTCAAGGTCGATATCGGGCTGATCGGCATCTCCGGCATCGAGGCCGACGGCACGCTGCGCGACTATGACTTCCGCGAGGTCAAGGTGGCGCGGACCATCATCGAGCACGCACGCGAGGTCTGGCTGGCGGCTGACGCCAGCAAGTTCAATCGCCAGGCCATGGTCGAGCTGGCGCATGTGTCGCAGGTGGACCGGCTGTTTACCGACGCGCCGCTGGCAGCGCCGTTCGACCAGATCCTGGCCGACAGTGGGGTGAAGTGTGTGGTGGCGGAGCGGGAGTGA
- a CDS encoding ABC transporter ATP-binding protein has product MQLRLEGVAQQAGSQACLYPMTLAPVSGAVTILLGATQAGKTSLMRVMAGLDRPSAGRVLVDGDDVTGMPVRERNVSMVYQQFINYPSLRVFDNIASPLRLRRRAAAGEIAARVRELAARLHIDHLLERYPAELSGGQQQRVALARALAKEAPLMLLDEPLVNLDYKLREELREELTQLFAHGDATVIYATTEPGEALLLGGHTAVLDAGELLQYGPTPQVFHYPDSLRVARAFNDPPMNLVEGRLEGGKVALPGAIEVPVPGVAAHDGPVTLGVRASALRLAGEAGAVAVPGRVALAELSGSDTFVHADTAVGNLVAQFAGVLDLQLGAPVTLHLLPGQLYLFDADGRRIHAPRRPGGLGAGVPGGAPTPAAGG; this is encoded by the coding sequence ATGCAGCTACGTTTGGAAGGCGTCGCACAGCAGGCAGGTTCGCAGGCGTGTCTCTATCCGATGACGCTGGCCCCGGTTTCCGGCGCGGTCACCATCCTGCTGGGCGCGACGCAGGCAGGCAAGACTTCGCTGATGCGGGTCATGGCGGGGCTGGACCGGCCCAGCGCCGGCCGGGTGCTGGTCGACGGCGACGACGTCACCGGCATGCCGGTGCGCGAGCGCAATGTGTCGATGGTCTACCAGCAGTTCATCAACTACCCGTCGCTCCGGGTCTTCGACAACATCGCTTCGCCGCTGCGGCTGCGGCGCAGGGCGGCGGCCGGCGAGATCGCCGCGCGCGTGCGCGAGCTGGCGGCGCGGCTGCATATCGACCACCTGCTGGAGCGCTATCCGGCCGAGCTCTCCGGCGGCCAGCAACAGCGCGTGGCGCTGGCCCGCGCGCTGGCCAAGGAGGCCCCGCTGATGCTGCTCGACGAGCCGCTGGTCAACCTGGACTACAAGCTGCGCGAGGAGCTGCGCGAAGAGCTGACCCAGTTGTTCGCGCACGGCGACGCCACCGTGATCTACGCCACCACCGAGCCCGGCGAGGCGCTGCTGCTCGGCGGGCACACCGCGGTGCTCGATGCGGGCGAGCTGCTGCAGTACGGCCCGACGCCGCAGGTGTTCCACTATCCCGATTCGCTGCGCGTGGCGCGCGCCTTCAACGATCCGCCGATGAACCTGGTCGAGGGCAGGCTTGAGGGCGGCAAAGTGGCGCTGCCGGGAGCGATCGAAGTGCCGGTGCCCGGCGTGGCGGCGCACGACGGGCCGGTAACGCTGGGCGTGCGCGCCTCGGCCCTGCGCCTGGCCGGCGAGGCCGGCGCGGTCGCGGTGCCGGGCCGCGTGGCGCTGGCCGAGTTGTCGGGCTCGGACACCTTCGTGCACGCCGATACCGCGGTCGGCAACCTGGTGGCGCAGTTCGCGGGCGTGCTCGACCTGCAGCTGGGCGCGCCGGTAACGCTGCACCTGCTGCCCGGGCAGCTCTACCTGTTCGACGCGGACGGGCGCCGCATCCATGCGCCGCGCCGGCCCGGCGGGCTCGGGGCCGGGGTGCCGGGCGGCGCGCCGACGCCAGCGGCAGGAGGCTGA
- a CDS encoding carbohydrate ABC transporter permease translates to MKPLKPVNQKAWLLVLPVVACVAFSAILPLMTIVNYSVQDIISPERRVFVGTEWFRTVLRDGELHDALLRQLGFSLAVLLVEIPLGILLALSMPDRGWKASAVLVIIALSLLIPWNVVGTIWQIFGRTDIGLLGAALAGLGFDYNYTGSAFDAWITVLVMDVWHWTPLVALLCYAGLRAIPDAYYQAAQIDGASRLAVFRYIQLPKLRGVLMIAVLLRFMDSFMIYTEPFVLTGGGPGNATTFLSQYLTQKAVGQFDLGPAAAFSIVYFLIILLMCFVLYNWMQRAGTAGSEDMPHG, encoded by the coding sequence ATGAAGCCCCTGAAACCCGTTAACCAGAAGGCCTGGCTGCTGGTGCTGCCGGTGGTGGCGTGCGTGGCGTTCTCCGCCATCCTGCCGCTGATGACCATCGTCAACTACTCGGTCCAGGACATCATCTCGCCCGAGCGGCGCGTGTTCGTCGGCACCGAATGGTTCCGCACCGTGCTGCGCGACGGCGAGCTGCACGACGCGCTGCTGCGCCAGCTCGGCTTCTCGCTGGCGGTGCTGCTGGTGGAGATCCCGCTCGGCATCCTGCTGGCGCTGTCGATGCCGGACCGGGGCTGGAAGGCGTCGGCGGTGCTGGTGATCATCGCGCTGTCGCTGCTGATCCCGTGGAACGTGGTCGGCACCATCTGGCAGATCTTCGGGCGCACCGACATCGGCCTGCTCGGCGCCGCGCTGGCGGGGCTCGGCTTCGACTACAACTACACCGGCAGCGCCTTCGACGCCTGGATCACGGTGCTGGTGATGGACGTCTGGCACTGGACGCCTCTGGTGGCGCTGCTGTGCTACGCCGGCCTGCGCGCGATTCCCGACGCCTACTACCAGGCCGCGCAGATCGACGGCGCCTCGCGCCTGGCGGTGTTCCGCTATATCCAGCTGCCCAAGCTGCGCGGCGTGCTGATGATCGCGGTGCTGCTGCGCTTCATGGACAGCTTCATGATCTACACCGAGCCGTTTGTGCTGACCGGCGGCGGACCGGGCAACGCCACCACCTTCCTGTCGCAATACCTGACGCAGAAGGCGGTCGGCCAGTTCGACCTGGGTCCGGCGGCGGCGTTTTCCATCGTCTACTTCCTGATCATCCTGCTCATGTGTTTCGTCCTCTACAACTGGATGCAGCGCGCGGGCACCGCCGGCAGCGAGGACATGCCCCATGGCTGA
- a CDS encoding ABC transporter substrate-binding protein — protein MKVHVTLGMSALACAAALACGSAWAGAAEAKKWIDNEFQPSSLSKDKQAAEMQWFIDAAARLKAKGVTQINVVSETITTHEYESKTLAKAFEEITGIKVNHDLIQEGDVVEKLQTSMQSGKSIYDGWISDSDLIGTHYRYGSILPLTDYMNGAGKEWTNPGLDVKDFIGTKFTTAPDGKLYQLPDQQFANLYWFRADWFARKDLQDKFKAKYGYDLGVPTNWSAYEDIASFFTNDVKEIDGKKVYGHMDYGKKDPSLGWRFTDAWLSMAGTADKGLPNGMPVDEWGIRVAEDKCTPVGASVARGGATNSPAAVYALTKYIDWMKKYAPPQAMGMTFSEAGPVPAQGQVAQQIFWYTAFTADMTKKGLPVVNADGSPKWRMAPSPYGPYWKQGMQNGYQDVGSWTFFKNTDPNKLAGAWLYAQFVTSKTVSLKKSLTGLTFIRDSDIHHDYLTRNAAKYGGLVEFYRSPARVAWTPTGTNVPDYPKLAQLWWKNVATAVTGEKTPQAAMDTLAEEMDQVMARLQRAGMSQCAPKLNPKGDPGKWLSADHAPWKKLANEKPRGETIPYDKLLQAWKEGQVR, from the coding sequence ATGAAAGTGCACGTGACGTTGGGGATGTCAGCCCTTGCCTGCGCGGCCGCGCTGGCTTGCGGGTCCGCCTGGGCGGGCGCAGCGGAAGCGAAGAAGTGGATCGACAACGAGTTCCAGCCCTCGTCGCTGTCCAAGGACAAGCAGGCGGCGGAAATGCAGTGGTTCATCGACGCCGCTGCCAGACTGAAGGCCAAGGGCGTCACGCAGATCAACGTGGTGTCCGAGACCATCACCACGCACGAGTACGAATCCAAGACCCTGGCCAAGGCGTTCGAGGAAATCACCGGCATCAAGGTCAACCATGACCTGATCCAGGAAGGCGATGTGGTCGAGAAGCTGCAGACCTCGATGCAGTCCGGCAAGTCGATCTACGACGGCTGGATCTCCGACTCCGACCTGATCGGCACGCACTACCGCTATGGCTCGATCCTGCCGCTGACCGACTACATGAACGGCGCCGGCAAGGAGTGGACCAATCCCGGGCTGGATGTGAAGGACTTCATCGGCACCAAGTTCACCACCGCGCCGGATGGCAAGCTGTACCAGCTTCCCGACCAGCAGTTCGCCAACCTGTACTGGTTCCGCGCCGACTGGTTCGCGCGCAAGGACCTGCAGGACAAGTTCAAGGCCAAGTACGGCTACGACCTGGGCGTGCCGACCAACTGGTCCGCCTACGAGGACATCGCCAGCTTCTTTACCAATGACGTGAAGGAGATCGACGGCAAGAAGGTCTACGGCCACATGGACTACGGCAAGAAGGACCCGTCGCTGGGCTGGCGCTTCACCGACGCCTGGCTGTCGATGGCCGGCACCGCCGACAAGGGCCTGCCCAACGGCATGCCGGTGGACGAGTGGGGTATCCGCGTGGCCGAGGACAAGTGCACGCCGGTCGGCGCCTCGGTGGCGCGCGGCGGCGCCACCAACAGTCCGGCGGCGGTCTACGCGCTGACCAAGTACATCGACTGGATGAAGAAGTACGCCCCGCCGCAGGCGATGGGCATGACCTTCTCCGAAGCCGGCCCGGTGCCCGCGCAGGGCCAGGTGGCCCAGCAGATCTTCTGGTACACGGCCTTTACCGCCGACATGACCAAGAAGGGCCTGCCGGTCGTCAACGCCGACGGCTCGCCCAAGTGGCGCATGGCGCCGTCGCCGTATGGCCCGTACTGGAAGCAGGGCATGCAGAACGGCTACCAGGACGTGGGGTCGTGGACCTTCTTCAAGAACACCGATCCCAACAAGCTGGCCGGTGCCTGGCTGTACGCGCAGTTCGTGACCTCCAAGACGGTATCGCTGAAAAAGTCGCTGACCGGCCTGACCTTTATCCGCGACAGCGACATCCATCACGACTACCTGACCAGGAACGCGGCCAAGTATGGCGGCCTGGTCGAGTTCTACCGCAGCCCCGCGCGCGTGGCGTGGACCCCGACCGGCACCAACGTGCCGGATTATCCGAAGCTGGCCCAGCTGTGGTGGAAGAACGTGGCCACCGCGGTGACCGGCGAGAAGACGCCGCAAGCCGCGATGGACACGCTGGCCGAAGAGATGGACCAGGTCATGGCGCGGCTGCAGCGCGCCGGCATGAGCCAATGCGCGCCCAAGCTCAATCCCAAGGGCGACCCGGGCAAGTGGCTGTCCGCCGACCACGCGCCGTGGAAGAAGCTGGCCAACGAGAAGCCCAGGGGCGAGACCATTCCGTACGACAAGCTGCTGCAGGCATGGAAGGAGGGGCAGGTGCGCTGA
- a CDS encoding NUDIX hydrolase, with the protein MAEVSFLTAADADAGSAGGPGAGSAGFGADATARIAASLAVRSGFDAATRLRLMADGRQVGWLPRTHAGILRGIGAVLGPERPLADGSAAVALLPGCDDFDARSAALRVLARQLADAGHVRGWRDELFAVTAALDAPAVAVVERAAARFLGLLTFASHMNGIVDGAVDDRPALWISRRSPAKAVDPGMWDNLVAGGMPHGSDPLATLVRECEEESGIPPGLARRVQAHGMIEVLRDLPEGVQWEQVYVYDLLLPPDFMPHNQDGEVSEHRRVEVAPLLAIMSAGAMTVDATLVTLDALGRRGWLDAGDRD; encoded by the coding sequence ATGGCCGAAGTGTCTTTCCTTACGGCAGCCGATGCGGACGCAGGTTCCGCTGGCGGACCCGGCGCCGGATCTGCCGGATTCGGGGCCGATGCCACGGCGCGGATCGCCGCCTCGCTGGCGGTGCGCAGCGGCTTCGACGCCGCCACCAGGCTGCGGCTGATGGCGGACGGCCGGCAGGTCGGCTGGCTGCCGCGCACGCATGCCGGCATCCTGCGCGGCATCGGCGCCGTGCTGGGCCCGGAGCGGCCGCTGGCCGACGGCTCCGCGGCGGTGGCCTTGCTGCCCGGCTGCGACGATTTCGACGCGCGCAGTGCCGCGCTGCGGGTGCTGGCCCGCCAGCTGGCCGACGCCGGCCATGTGCGCGGCTGGCGCGACGAGCTGTTCGCCGTCACCGCCGCGCTGGACGCGCCCGCGGTCGCGGTGGTGGAGCGCGCCGCGGCGCGCTTCCTGGGCCTGCTGACCTTTGCCTCGCACATGAACGGCATCGTCGATGGCGCTGTGGACGACCGGCCGGCCCTGTGGATCTCGCGCCGCAGCCCGGCCAAGGCCGTCGATCCCGGCATGTGGGACAACCTGGTGGCCGGCGGCATGCCCCACGGCAGCGATCCGCTGGCGACGCTGGTGCGCGAGTGCGAGGAAGAGTCCGGCATCCCGCCGGGCCTGGCGCGGCGCGTGCAGGCGCACGGCATGATCGAGGTGCTGCGCGACCTGCCCGAAGGCGTGCAGTGGGAGCAGGTCTACGTCTACGACCTGCTGCTGCCGCCGGACTTCATGCCGCACAACCAGGACGGCGAGGTCAGCGAGCACCGGCGCGTCGAGGTGGCGCCATTGCTTGCTATCATGTCGGCCGGCGCCATGACGGTCGATGCGACACTGGTGACGCTGGATGCCCTTGGACGGCGGGGCTGGCTTGATGCCGGCGATCGCGACTGA
- a CDS encoding carbohydrate ABC transporter permease, producing the protein MAEISSAVPAVVPAAIPAQARRAAWWRAGFLLAYLVFAIVPIYWMVNMSFKTNEEIVSTLSLWPGQFTLEHYQTIFTDPSWYSGYLNSMIYVAMNTVISIGVALPAAYAFSRYQFIGDKHVFFWLLTNRMTPPAVFLLPFFQLYSTIGLMDTHLGVALAHLVFNVPLAVWILEGFMSGVPREIDETAYVDGYSFPRFFLTIFLPLIKAGVGVAAFFCFMFSWVELLLARTLTSVNAKPIVATMTRTVSASGMDWGVLAAAGVLTIVPGGIVIWFVRHYIAKGFAMGRV; encoded by the coding sequence ATGGCTGAGATATCTTCGGCAGTCCCTGCGGTGGTCCCCGCCGCGATCCCCGCGCAGGCCAGACGCGCCGCCTGGTGGCGCGCCGGCTTCCTGCTGGCCTACCTGGTGTTCGCGATCGTGCCGATCTACTGGATGGTCAACATGTCGTTCAAGACCAACGAGGAGATCGTCTCGACGCTGTCGCTGTGGCCGGGCCAGTTCACGCTCGAGCACTACCAGACCATCTTCACCGATCCGTCGTGGTATTCGGGCTACCTCAACTCGATGATCTACGTGGCGATGAACACGGTGATCTCGATCGGCGTGGCGCTGCCGGCCGCCTACGCCTTTTCGCGCTACCAGTTCATCGGCGACAAGCACGTGTTCTTCTGGCTGCTGACCAACCGCATGACGCCGCCGGCGGTGTTCCTGCTGCCGTTCTTCCAGCTCTACAGCACCATCGGGCTGATGGATACGCACCTGGGCGTGGCGCTGGCGCACCTGGTCTTCAACGTGCCGCTGGCGGTGTGGATCCTGGAGGGCTTCATGTCGGGCGTGCCGCGCGAGATCGACGAGACCGCCTATGTCGACGGCTACTCGTTCCCGCGCTTCTTCCTGACCATCTTCCTGCCGCTGATCAAGGCCGGGGTGGGCGTGGCCGCCTTCTTCTGCTTCATGTTCAGCTGGGTCGAGCTGCTGCTGGCGCGCACGCTGACCTCGGTCAATGCCAAGCCCATCGTCGCCACCATGACGCGCACGGTGTCGGCATCGGGCATGGACTGGGGCGTGCTGGCGGCGGCCGGCGTGCTTACCATCGTGCCCGGCGGCATCGTGATCTGGTTCGTGCGGCACTACATCGCGAAGGGCTTCGCGATGGGCCGGGTTTAA
- a CDS encoding ABC transporter ATP-binding protein: MARIDLDLAHSYVPQPRTDEDYALLPLRFTFEDGGAYALLGPSGCGKTTLLNCISGLLRPSHGTIAFDGRDVTGATPQARNIAQVFQFPVIYDTMTVGENLAFPLRNRGVPEAQVRERVGRVAEMLDLSATLGRRASGLAADAKQKISLGRGLVRQDVSAILFDEPLTVIDPQLKWQLRRKLKEIHHEFRLTLIYVTHDQTEALTFADQVVVMSRGKAVQVGPADALFERPAHTFVGHFIGSPGMNFLSGQWRDGAIDVAGRRYLPPLSPPVEAALRQAGSFRIGVRPEYLQLAPERDTQAVPVQVQRAQDIGTYWLLTGAVQEAGAQAGTLRARLGAEATGLRAGDTAWLSVFNRHTCYYVNEELVS, from the coding sequence ATGGCGCGCATCGACCTGGACCTGGCGCACTCGTACGTGCCGCAGCCGCGCACCGACGAGGACTACGCGCTGCTGCCGCTGCGCTTCACCTTCGAGGACGGCGGCGCCTATGCGCTGCTGGGCCCCTCCGGCTGCGGCAAGACCACGCTGCTGAACTGCATTTCCGGGCTGCTGCGCCCGTCGCACGGCACCATCGCCTTCGACGGCCGCGACGTCACCGGCGCCACGCCGCAGGCGCGCAATATCGCCCAGGTGTTCCAGTTCCCGGTGATCTACGACACCATGACCGTCGGCGAAAACCTGGCCTTCCCGCTGCGCAACCGCGGCGTGCCGGAGGCGCAGGTACGCGAGCGGGTCGGGCGCGTCGCCGAGATGCTGGACCTGTCGGCGACGCTCGGGCGCCGCGCCAGCGGCCTGGCCGCCGATGCCAAGCAGAAGATCTCGCTCGGGCGCGGGCTGGTGCGGCAGGACGTGTCGGCGATCCTGTTCGACGAGCCGCTCACGGTGATCGACCCGCAGCTGAAATGGCAGCTGCGGCGCAAGCTCAAGGAGATCCACCACGAATTCCGCCTGACGCTGATCTACGTCACCCACGACCAGACCGAGGCGCTGACCTTCGCCGATCAGGTGGTGGTGATGTCGCGCGGCAAGGCGGTGCAGGTGGGGCCGGCCGATGCGCTGTTCGAGCGGCCCGCGCACACCTTCGTCGGCCACTTTATCGGCTCGCCGGGCATGAATTTCCTGTCCGGGCAATGGCGCGACGGCGCCATCGACGTGGCCGGGCGGCGCTATCTGCCGCCGCTGTCGCCGCCGGTGGAAGCGGCGCTGCGGCAGGCCGGCAGCTTCCGCATCGGGGTGCGCCCCGAATACCTGCAACTGGCGCCCGAGCGCGACACGCAGGCGGTGCCGGTGCAGGTGCAGCGCGCGCAGGACATCGGCACCTACTGGCTGCTGACCGGCGCGGTGCAGGAAGCGGGCGCGCAGGCCGGCACGCTGCGCGCGCGGCTGGGCGCCGAGGCCACCGGCCTGCGCGCGGGCGACACCGCGTGGCTGTCGGTGTTCAACCGGCATACCTGCTACTACGTCAACGAGGAGCTGGTGTCATGA
- the purU gene encoding formyltetrahydrofolate deformylase, giving the protein MSNTGFILTLSCPDQPGIVHAVSGLLFQHGCNIVDSDQYGDEFAGRFFMRVHFTPAAGGPDLATLKAAFAPVGGQFGMQWELNDATVKPRVMIMVSKIGHCLNDLLFRAKAGGLPVEIAAIVSNHRDFYQLAASYDVPFFHLPLMNASAEQKAAQEARVFDVVQEQKIDLVVLARYMQVLSDDLCRKLAGRAINIHHSFLPSFKGAKPYYQAHDRGVKLIGATAHYVTADLDEGPIIEQEIERVDHSMDPDQLTAVGRDVECVALARAVKWHAEHRILLNGHKTVVFK; this is encoded by the coding sequence ATGAGCAACACCGGATTCATCCTGACCCTCTCGTGCCCTGACCAGCCGGGCATCGTCCACGCTGTCTCGGGCCTGCTGTTCCAGCACGGCTGCAATATCGTCGATTCCGACCAGTACGGGGACGAGTTCGCCGGCCGCTTCTTCATGCGCGTGCATTTCACCCCGGCCGCCGGTGGTCCCGACCTCGCCACGCTGAAGGCCGCGTTCGCGCCGGTGGGCGGGCAGTTCGGCATGCAGTGGGAGCTGAACGATGCCACGGTGAAGCCGCGCGTGATGATCATGGTGTCGAAGATCGGCCATTGCCTGAACGACCTGCTGTTCCGCGCCAAGGCGGGCGGGCTGCCGGTGGAGATCGCGGCCATCGTGTCGAACCACCGCGACTTCTACCAGCTGGCGGCGTCGTACGACGTGCCGTTCTTCCATCTGCCGCTGATGAACGCGTCGGCGGAGCAGAAGGCCGCGCAGGAAGCGCGCGTGTTCGACGTGGTGCAGGAGCAGAAGATCGACCTGGTGGTGCTGGCGCGCTACATGCAGGTGCTGTCCGACGACCTGTGCCGCAAGCTGGCCGGCCGCGCGATCAATATCCACCATTCGTTCCTGCCCAGCTTCAAGGGCGCCAAGCCGTACTACCAGGCGCACGACCGCGGCGTGAAGCTGATCGGCGCCACCGCGCACTACGTCACCGCCGACCTGGACGAAGGCCCGATCATCGAGCAGGAGATCGAGCGCGTGGACCACAGCATGGACCCCGATCAGCTCACCGCCGTCGGCCGCGACGTCGAATGCGTGGCGCTGGCGCGCGCGGTCAAGTGGCATGCCGAACACCGCATCCTGCTGAACGGCCACAAGACCGTCGTCTTCAAGTAA
- a CDS encoding diguanylate cyclase domain-containing protein has translation MQHSLKYRMALATAGVVTLIIVLRALYAQYHAYDSLKNLLQTQQDTLVKMVAEQLDEKLQGRTAVLHRLSRQFSVLHAARPADLRRAAEGLVEIPETFNAVFLAAPDGELTFSTAVPDGVRLRVSDRDYFRDVLQGQSFAVSDLIQGKQTNAPGVVLAVPMLGPAGELRGVVGGVLNLADSNFLRELSHSRVGTTGSFCLVSAGANPRYAMHADVSRVLAPARAIGEACGAEQPPALLEALTPTQPIISRYLLAANGWEVVAVLPAAEAYAPLITVRKRTLVMGAITMVIAAGLMWLVMWRLLAPLQRLHRAVRQLGTNPAAVADLPVDRADEIGELASSFAEVVAQLSEREAALQAAKDRAAASEKRIEAIANHVPDFISFIDMQQRYVFVNEAYARRYGLPAQQIVGLSLRELWGTQEYLACQPYLQQVGSGQAVTFTRESGDGTECIEITCQPAWNDAQDTVVGLHMFGRNVTHEREKLRSLEAQTVSDYLTGLLNRKGFDRRLAEAMARTGASACPLALLLVDLDDFKAVNDNHGHPIGDQLLVAFAQRLRACVRKGDAVARIGGDEFAVILDGIADRHAMASVANTIVQAARMPFVIDGHTLAASASVGAALRDARHAMTVSELFLHADMALYEAKRHGKARYASRAEAAPAPESSGVAT, from the coding sequence ATGCAGCACTCTTTGAAGTATCGGATGGCGCTGGCCACGGCGGGAGTGGTGACGCTGATCATCGTGCTGCGCGCGCTCTACGCCCAGTATCACGCCTATGACAGCCTGAAGAACCTGCTGCAGACGCAGCAGGACACGCTGGTCAAGATGGTCGCCGAGCAGCTCGATGAAAAACTGCAGGGGCGCACCGCCGTGCTGCACCGGCTGTCGCGCCAGTTTTCCGTCCTCCATGCCGCCAGGCCGGCGGACTTGCGCCGGGCTGCGGAGGGGCTGGTGGAAATCCCCGAAACCTTCAATGCCGTCTTCCTCGCTGCGCCTGATGGCGAGCTGACGTTCAGCACCGCCGTGCCGGATGGCGTGCGCCTGCGCGTCAGCGACCGCGATTATTTCCGCGATGTGCTGCAGGGCCAGTCGTTCGCGGTGTCGGACCTGATCCAGGGCAAGCAGACCAACGCACCGGGCGTGGTGCTGGCGGTGCCGATGCTGGGGCCCGCCGGCGAACTGCGCGGCGTGGTCGGCGGCGTGCTGAACCTGGCGGACAGCAACTTCCTGCGCGAGCTGTCGCACAGCCGGGTCGGCACCACCGGCAGCTTCTGCCTGGTGTCTGCCGGCGCCAACCCCCGCTATGCGATGCATGCCGACGTGTCGCGCGTGCTGGCGCCGGCGCGCGCCATCGGCGAGGCCTGCGGCGCCGAACAGCCGCCGGCGCTGCTGGAAGCCCTGACGCCGACCCAGCCGATCATCTCCCGCTACCTGCTGGCCGCCAACGGCTGGGAGGTGGTCGCGGTGCTGCCCGCGGCCGAAGCCTATGCGCCGCTGATCACGGTGCGCAAGCGCACCCTGGTGATGGGGGCGATCACCATGGTGATCGCGGCCGGGCTGATGTGGCTGGTGATGTGGCGCCTGCTGGCGCCACTGCAGCGGCTGCATCGCGCGGTGCGCCAGCTCGGCACCAACCCGGCAGCGGTGGCGGACCTGCCGGTCGACCGCGCCGACGAGATCGGCGAGCTGGCGTCGAGCTTCGCCGAGGTCGTGGCCCAGCTGTCGGAGCGCGAGGCCGCGCTGCAGGCCGCCAAGGATCGTGCCGCCGCCAGCGAGAAGCGCATCGAGGCAATTGCCAACCATGTGCCGGACTTTATCTCGTTCATCGACATGCAGCAGCGCTACGTCTTCGTCAACGAGGCGTATGCACGGCGCTACGGCTTGCCGGCGCAGCAGATCGTGGGCCTGTCGCTGCGCGAACTGTGGGGCACGCAGGAATACCTGGCCTGCCAGCCCTACCTCCAGCAAGTCGGCAGCGGCCAGGCCGTGACCTTTACCCGCGAAAGCGGGGACGGCACCGAGTGCATCGAGATTACCTGCCAGCCGGCGTGGAACGATGCCCAGGACACCGTGGTCGGCCTGCACATGTTCGGGCGCAACGTCACGCATGAGCGCGAGAAGCTGCGCAGCCTGGAGGCACAGACCGTCTCCGACTACCTGACCGGGCTGCTCAACCGCAAGGGCTTCGACCGGCGCCTGGCCGAAGCCATGGCACGCACCGGCGCCAGCGCGTGCCCGCTGGCGCTGCTGCTGGTGGACCTGGACGACTTCAAGGCGGTCAACGACAACCATGGCCACCCCATCGGCGACCAGCTGCTGGTGGCGTTTGCGCAGCGCCTGCGCGCCTGCGTGCGCAAGGGCGATGCGGTCGCGCGCATCGGTGGCGACGAATTCGCGGTGATTCTTGACGGCATTGCCGACCGCCATGCCATGGCGTCGGTGGCCAACACCATCGTGCAGGCCGCGCGCATGCCCTTCGTGATCGATGGCCATACGCTGGCGGCGTCGGCCAGCGTCGGCGCGGCGCTGCGCGATGCGCGGCACGCCATGACCGTGAGCGAGCTGTTCCTGCACGCCGACATGGCGCTGTATGAAGCCAAGCGGCATGGCAAGGCGCGCTATGCCTCGCGGGCGGAGGCGGCGCCGGCGCCCGAAAGCTCCGGCGTCGCGACCTAG